The genomic window cgtatattctgttattggttttgggatgcataaacgtcatgttgggatgcacatcccagggatgcactactttcttgaggtaaatgAACTCTGCTGTACGTCTGCATCACTCACAGATAGAAAGCCGAAGGTCCGACCACAGACGCCAGGAACGCTGACACCGCTCCTGATCCACTGCCcacctccagacacacacacggtctGGAAACACAGAAAGGAAGCACTTAAGATAAACAAGGGAGTGTATTCACTGAATAAATGTGCGGTACGGGCCAACACACCTTGGATACGCATTAAATAAGATGTGTCCGAACTTTTGGCCCATAATGAAAACTTCCCTTTAACCTCTAAAATACACGGTTTTCGTTTTTCAAAGGTCATACCTTAACAGTGGGAGGTCGttgattatttattaaatttatttattattgattatatcTGCATCATTTAACATAACCTTTTAGGAAACCACGAAAAGACACAAATAcgagaaaaatgtcaaattgtcaaaaaaaaaacatttgcggAGCTGCTCACTACGGAAGGGGATAAGGCCAAAAATGATTGTAGCATTCCATGCTAACCTCATTAGCCGCAGCCGCTCCACGTCTTTCTCCAGCGCGTCCATCAGCAGGAACGAGTCCTCCGCCGGCTCGTAAACGTCCCTGAAGTCCCCCCGTCCGGCGTGGGAGTAAACGGGGGTGGGATAACCCGACGCCATTGCGGCTCCGCGGCGAGTTAGCCGTTCGCTAACAAACCGGATGTTAGCAAACCACGCTCGTCATTATTTAGCGGATGTTAACATTTTATCGCGTTAGCGGAATAACTTCCTTGTTTTAGTCGCGTTTACTCAAAATACACCGTGAATTgcggttttttaaaattttccagTTCGGGATAAATAacattatcttattttatcttattttatgtcGGTTCGCTAACGCAGCTGGCAGGGAACGCGTGCTCATCAACTTCCGTGTATACAAATACAGACGCACGTGGACGCTACTTCCGGTACGTCACTGACGTAAAGACTGACCTGAACGTTTCCGGAAAGAAATTGAgtgtaaactttatttttatttttattttttgtttaaaaatcgAAATTCATCGAGGATTCATTTAATCATCCTCAATAcaggaaacataaaaaaaacaaatgacattagCAGCAACCAGTTTTCCTTTAGCTTTGGCTATAACGTTTAAAGTTTTAGATATAATCTGTCACGGTGCGCATAAACCTTCACCCTAAAcaagaattaaattataattttaaactTGTTAGGACAGCACAATTATAAtaacaaacagaagaagaggagggtatTGAACCAAAAACATGACTAACCTCTAGGCCACTGGATTGTGTTCGCTTTCCACAACCATCTGGACCCAGGTAGGACACTCAGCAGCTGGCTGCATCATGCCTGTACTAAATATATAGTATCTATTTTTCGAATATAATTAAGTCACAATTAATCAGTCTGTTCAATGGGTTGTCGGGATATCTTATAATAAAATCATCCATATTTGTCTTCTAAAACAGCCCTAATAATGaattcaataatcaataatcattcTTAACAAAGTTTGAGGACTTAATTCACCAAACTGTTTTTCTCACTGTTGCCTATTTAAACATTCTCGGCTGCCTTCCTATTGCTTGTATTTTTGCACATGCACAAGGTTTGGCTAAATGTGAGCTCAGATTTTTGATTCAATCATGGCAACAGTTCGAGCTTTGTGGTGACatttgcaaacaaaaacaacaataaaaatccCAGTTCATCCCTTATTTGCTCAAACTCTAACAGAGAACTTAAATGACACAATCATCtggaatgaaatgaagaaaatggcCTGCTGGGTTAATTAAGGCTGAAATAAATggtggaaatggaaatgagaaTAAACACAGTGAGCACATCAGTGACCAGCATCAAACCAAAAAACCCAATAATGTCAACTTTTCAATGCAAACttaacaaaattaaatgacTAAACTAAATGACAACCATTAAAACCAACGTTATAAAAATGGATTTGAGCTTCTGGCCTTTGAAAGAGTCACAGCTGAACTAATTCCACACAGAAGTAACAAAAGCAGTCGTTTACTGCGTGTTTGCGGTCATGGATAATACATGATGTAACATCGACGATACTTGTGCAACTTTGGCACACTCAAGACTGGAAATCCTCGGGGAATAAATTATATCTTCTCACAGAACAGCAAAACAAGCTCACGTCTCATTAGCAGGAGTCGGTAAAGCAACACCTCTGAGGGCCGGGGCACCAGGCCAGGCCGAGGTGTGAGAAAAATAACACgtaatgatgatgaaaacacCGAAATAGCAGCACGGACTCGTAAAGATCTGAAcggttttaaattttattttctctctatAGCGATTAAAAGTCTTAATAACTGGCTGTGCAAGTTgttaaagatttatttaaagCCAAGCCGGGGTGATAAAAGTTGTTTGTTCgctcaaactgttcatttcataaatacactcctgaaaaaaatcaaagaccAGATCTTAacagaaatctgtttttttttatatgaattcTTATCGATCTAATCAATCCATCTCTTTTCTCTATTCTATAAAGACTCTCTCTTTCATCGTGGCAGCAGTTGTTGAGTTTCTCAACACGCCATCACCACCGAGGCCAGATGAGTAAAGgtcattttgaatttctttttgaaTTTCTAAGGACATCCTGAGGGTTGTGGTCcccctgatctgaaccccacTGAGAACATCTGGTGACGGATGGAAGAAGGACTTTATAAAAACTGATGGAGGCCCACATTACGGCCAACTTCACCACACGGAGCAACCTTCCAACCGATTttcagggtacactccaggtgtggcgccagtgcactgcggagacaaacacccacaaacacacacacacacacacacctacagacattttgaaactaaccaattcacctgaagcaacagaggggaagagaaatggaattCAGCGGACATTGTGGGAACAGCCAGACGATCTTGGGTTTGCGGATGACATAGCTGTCCTTACACACTCACAAGAACAAATGCAAGAGAAGACAGACAGGTTTACaaaaactgcaataaaactgtGTCTCACTCCCAATACAGTAAAGTCACAGGTGACCAAGATCCACGCCAAAACCAACCACCGTATCTGTATTAACAACACTGTCCTAGAAGAGGTAGAAGTGTTTACCTACCTAGGAAGTGTGGTGGACACAACCGGAGGTACCGATGCTGACATGAGAAGCAGAATTAACAAGGCTAGAGTGGTGTTTAACATGCTCAGAAAGATCTGGAGGTCAAAGAACATCTCCTTCAACACAAGATTGAGCATCTCTAACTCCAATGTGAAACAGGTGATGCTGTATGGATCAGAGACATGGAGGACCACTAAACTCACAACACAAAGGCTGCAAACGTTCATCAACACCTTCCCTTTGATTTTATTCCTAAGTGTAGTGCTTCACATCGTATCATTATTGATCTGCAACAGGTTAAGTGTATTTTCAGCAGGGCTGGTAACAAAAAAATCCATGGGACCAGATGGTTTGCCCGCCACGCAGCTGAAAATGTGCTCTGAAGAGCTCTGAAGGTGCCCTATATTTCAGTGGTCGATTGATATGCACATGGTTCCTGATATCTGGAAAAAATCTATTGTAATTCCTGTTCCTAAAGTGTCTTGTCCTTCAGAGAACAGGGATTATAGGCCGATTGCCTTAACTTGTAGTGTAATGAAACGCTTCGAGAGGATAATTATGAACCATCTCAAGTCTGATGTAGCTCCTCTTTTGGACCCACTACAATTCGCATATAGAGCTGGTAGAAGCACCGAGGATGCTGTAGTTAGCATCACTCATGTAATTGGTAAGCATCTGGAAGACCCAAAGGCCTACGCTCAGGTTCTCTTCACTGACTCCAGCTCCGTCTTTGATACTGTTTGTCCTCAGCTACTGGTAAAGAAGCTATCAAACATGAACGTCAACCCTTACATAATCAGATGGTTCTACTAGCTGATTACAAAGAGATCCTTACAGATTAAGGTTAACTCTGTACTCTCAAGTCCAAACTGTCTAGCACTGGTGTACCACAAGGGGGAGTGCGTTCATCTTTACTGTTTACACTAATGATTGCAGAAGTAGTCTCCCTaataactacatttttaaattttctgatGATACTGTTATACTGAGCCTTCTGAGGGGTGACGAAAGTCTGGTGGGCTATATGCAGGAGATTAACAACTTTAATACAGTATGTGGTAACAGTCACCCGATCTTGAACACcactaagacaaaaaaaattatctttgaCCCTAGAAATGTCCGACTTCATGATCCAGTGGTTATCGGTAATACGCAGATTGAGCAGGTTGCTTCTTATAAGTACTTAGGGGTCTACATGGGCAACCAGCTATAATGGCATGTTCAGGTGGACCATCTGTGTTCCAAATTGGCTCAGACTGCACTTTCTCCATAGACTGAGACTTTTTGGTGTAAGTTCCGGAGTTATGTCTACTTTCTATGACTCAGTCCTTGGGAGCATTATTAGATATGGCATGGCTGCCTGGTATGGGACTCTGTTCAGCTCAAATCTAAAATGGTGAAAACGGCAATGAAGGTGATTGGCAGGAAAGACTCCTCTCCAGTCTATCTTTGAGAAGTCAGTGCTCAGTTTGGTGAATAGAGTGTTGTCTGATCCTTCTCACATTCTTTTTCCTGAATAGGAGCTTTTACCTTCAGGTAGACGTTACAGAACTAGTCGTTGCAAAAACAACCATTTTAAAGTATCTTTTATTCCAACCTCTGTTGCGCTTTTAAATGACAAGTAAGTGGTTTGAAGCTCCAGTTAGTTGTTCTCATGAACTTTCGGTCCCTCGTATTGTTACGGTGCTTagcactttatttatatttatttatatttttattagacCTGCTTTATGTCATTGTGTTTAcgcactttattttgttttagtaATTTGCTTGGTTCTTCTATTTTAGCATTGACTGAGGACAGTGATATCCTCTTGGTTGGGCAGTTTTGTCTCTTTTATGTATGTACAATGCTGCTACCTTTGTATTGTCTTGTATGTTTTAAACGTTGATGCTGACTAAGTGCACCTTGCCCAAGACAAATTTCCCCGTGTGGgacaataaagtatatcttatcttatcttatcttatcttatcgaAGAAGAATCCTTCACATCTGGTAGAAAGAGTTGGATCGGCCCAACCCTCATAAAACCCACAACAAACATTACCTGACAAGCCCTGAAATGGAACCCCCAAGGGAAAAGGACGCCCCAGGAACAGTTGGAGAAGAAGCGTTGAAGCAGAAATGGTGGGCTCAACTGGGGAGACCTCGAAAGAACAGCTACAAACCGAGTGAAATGGAGAGCATTTGTCAACGGCCTACGCACCCAAGAGGAGCAAAGGTCTTAAGAAGACATGAAGAGAGAAGAATTTGCGTGAagatgtttctggaggtgggaggaagccggagaaccaggaggagaacccacacagacacggggagaacatgccaaCTCTGGACAGAACGGGATTCTGAcgggaaccaccttgctgcgcggcgacagcgctacccactggaAACAGTCCCATCAAACACACCTAGATTAATATTTGGAATGCTCAACAAGAACATGTGGTCTTCAAACGTTGCACTCTTTTGTCTCTATCTACTTACAACCTGGTTCGGACCCCCCAGCGCTGAAAAGATTATCAAAAACCTAAAGACCACAACTGCCTTTTAAATAAGTTTAGTCGTGATGTTTGAGGAACTTTAATGGGGATGAGTTGAGGGGTTTCCTGATGGAGGACCAGCAGGATGCAGCCTGATGCTGGTAAGATGAAGCCTATCTTTATTGAATGTGAGATATTTCTGAGTCTGAgcgtttattattttttactaatATTTCATCTTGACTTATAAAACCCGTTTTCTGCATTTAATTCGCTTCATGAGAATACAACTCACAAACCTTTCCTGCCTCTCAATTGTCtaactgggaaaaaaaaccacacatgtATGAGGAGATAACGGGGGGGATGAGTGACAGCTATGACATCATCTCTGagggtttgaaaaaaaaaagggggggagggTGACGCTGGAGGGGGATAAATGAACAGTCAGGTCGAGGGTTCAAGCGTTTCCCTCCCCGCGcctcctcctcacacctcctcctcctccctgatgGAAGGCATCGCCGGGGGCGCTCAGCGCTGCTTCCCCAACCTCAACTTCTCCTGCCGGCGGCTGCGGCGTCCCCTCCCGGAGACGGCCACGCTCTACACCGCCATGGCGCTGGTCTCCCTGGTCACCGTGACGCTCAACCTGATGGTGGTCATCTCCATCTCACACTTCCGGCAGCtgcacacccccaccaacaTCCTGCTGCTGTCGCTGGCCGTGTCCGACCTGGTGGTGGGGGCGCTGGCGATGCCGATCGAGGGTCTGCGCTACGTGGAGACCTGCTGGCTGCTGGGGAGGCTGATGTGTGCCGTGACCCCGTACGTCTCCTACTGCCTGCTGTCTGCCTCCGTGGGCAACATGGTGCTGATCTCCGTAGACCGCTACCTGGCCATCTGCGACCCACTGCTCTACGGCACCAAGGTCACCCTGAACCGGGTTAAAATCCTAATCTGCTTATGCTGGGCCTGCTCGCTCGTTTACAACGGCTGCATCCTCATTGGTCACCTGGAGCAGCCGGGGCGGTTCAGCTCGTGTCACGGGGAGTGTGTGGTGGTGATCAGCCACGTGTCAGGCATGTTAGATCTCTTCGTCACCTTCATCGGCCCCAGCACCGTCATGGTGGTCCTGTACCTCAGGGTGTTCGGGGTCGCCGTCTCTCAGATGCGTGTCATTCGCAGGCAGatcgccgccaccgccgcctcGGCGCCGCCCCCCAGAAAGTCAGAGAGGAAAGCTGCCGTGACGCTCGGTATCGTGGTGACTGTGTTTCTAATGTGTTTCTGCCCATATTACTTCCCCACCATCGTCGGCATAGACACGTCCAACAGCCTGTCCTATTTCGCCGTGCTGTCTTGGATCATGTTGCTCAACTCCTGCATGAACCCTCTGATTTACGCTATGTTCTACAGCTGGTTTAGAAAAGCCATTAAACTCATCATCACCCTCAGAATCCTGCAGCCGCACTCCCGGGAGTCAAACATCATGTAGAAAATACTGAGTGTGTTCCCCTTATTTACTTATTTGTGTTTCCAGAACGTAACAAAGCATCAGATCTCCTTTCTCCTTTTGTCACAAACTcaaaacacacctgaacatAAAACGAATGAAAGATATAAGTGACAAAAAATGTCTATAATGTGCAGAAGCagaattttactttattttctgtcCAGTTCCTGACTGTCATAAATGAAAAGTGAGTTTGCAGGCACAAGCATTTCATGTTTAAAAGTCATATAATGTATGGTTTGTTAAAGATAATGCATGATGGGATTAATGccattatatataaaaataataatagatcCCAATTTTCTTTCAAGTTGTGAGCAAACGTTAACGTCTTATGTCATATTCATGCTGTTTCATGAAAATTCAAACAACCATTTGTTTTCACTGtcaaatttgacattttattctttatattccATAAATCCAATCATATAAGAATCCAGTAGAAATATTTGTTAATCTTCAGTGCAATGCTGCTCATGTTTGTGTCGCTCTGACTTTTACCTTTTCCAGCAGAGACGTCTTCAGGCCGGGTTCCTCCAGCGTCTCCATGAGGCCTGGAAATCATAAAAAAAGGTTGAGAAAATTGCATTTGAAATgcaattgaaaaaaatgaatagtGAATGTTATAAAGAAGTATTGTCCCTTCACTCTGGTTTAGATATTACTGATAAACTGAGACATAAacagtgacaaaataaaaactcatcaagtatgttttttacattcaatttatcATCTACCTAATCAAATGGAattctaacaaatgttttgtaGTTTTGAAAACTGACTTAATATCTTGTCATAATGtgaaagatatatatatatatatatccagaTATCATGCTGCTTTCAAATAAATCTTGTTACTTCAACCAGACACATTTTATTGCGTGATTCTGTTTTCCTTAAAAACAAGTGGGAATGATTGACTGCTATGAAACTCTGCTGTGTTAttatgtgaaatgtgtgtgttttttaagcAGTAAGTTATGGTTTCACGTTTAAATCAGATGAAATTAGACTTTCAAATGTAATAATACGGAAATCCTCATGTGCCTGCACTGAGCTGCAGTGTCGCTGTCATGGCAGCAGGGGGCGGTGTTGGACTCCAAGTTTGATGGCCGGTGCAGTTGAATAATTAAGAAAATCTAGTACTAGAAACACAGTATATATGACATAAATGtttagtattttagtattttcgtgatgttttgatgtttacGTACTAATATTTAACACATTATGGATATAGCATCGGACTGGTGTCATTGGTCTTAAAAGACAAACCCTAATTATCGCAGCGCTATCCTGTccttttactttctttcttctttcctttttttaattttttttaaaaattttacacACTGTTATAAACCCCGAAGAGGAAATTAAGAAtacacactctagtttttgtcaGTCAGTCGCACGTATGCATattaggccttgttcagactaatcgcctatatctgatttttagccaatccagattgatgttgcaTGTCTGATCAGTCCCAATCAGATTTTTGcaggacggattgaaaccacattcgggaaGTAGTGTTGTGTCGGACAGAAACAGAGGAGTCTGCAGTcagaacagctccaaacactctgTTAGCCGTTCTTtgtttattataataatcaattcagtgaatgaagttttgttaaaaatgaattaatggcATAAAACAAGACATGATTCATCTGCGTTTCCTTCCAATCACCCCTCGGCCAtggggaaaagagaaaaagcttacagcacctggtattcccaggcggtctcccatccaagtactaaccagacTCAGCTCAGCTTTCGAGATTGGACGAGATTGGGcgtgttttttggggttttttgtcttttattatcAAAAATAGATTTTCACAGTGCACATTAATAACATTTGTGATTTAGAACATACaactaaaacattttatatacatatttttctttcaataacGTTCATTTTTCACAACAGGATTCAAAATATAACTCAAAACTTCCAAATTTTTccaattttaacacaaaacaacTCTGACTTTTCCGTAATCAACATAACAATGAACGAAAATCTAGAAttagattattttcattttcatgtttaataaatgtgttCCCCCCAACAAAACTAACCTCAAACTCATCTTTATTTAAGTGTCTCGATTAGTCAGAGTCTGAAACATTCCTCCTGACTGACAGCGAAGCTGGGTTGGCTGAGGACATAATTAAGTAGGTTCACATTCACACCTTTC from Antennarius striatus isolate MH-2024 chromosome 24, ASM4005453v1, whole genome shotgun sequence includes these protein-coding regions:
- the LOC137591600 gene encoding trace amine-associated receptor 13c-like yields the protein MEGIAGGAQRCFPNLNFSCRRLRRPLPETATLYTAMALVSLVTVTLNLMVVISISHFRQLHTPTNILLLSLAVSDLVVGALAMPIEGLRYVETCWLLGRLMCAVTPYVSYCLLSASVGNMVLISVDRYLAICDPLLYGTKVTLNRVKILICLCWACSLVYNGCILIGHLEQPGRFSSCHGECVVVISHVSGMLDLFVTFIGPSTVMVVLYLRVFGVAVSQMRVIRRQIAATAASAPPPRKSERKAAVTLGIVVTVFLMCFCPYYFPTIVGIDTSNSLSYFAVLSWIMLLNSCMNPLIYAMFYSWFRKAIKLIITLRILQPHSRESNIM